In Gopherus flavomarginatus isolate rGopFla2 chromosome 5, rGopFla2.mat.asm, whole genome shotgun sequence, one DNA window encodes the following:
- the MTCH2 gene encoding mitochondrial carrier homolog 2 isoform X2, giving the protein MADSASQVLLGSGLTALSQPLMYVKVLVQVGYEPLPPTLGRNLFGRQVYQLPGLFAYAKHIMKIDGRAGLFKGLTPRLCSGAIGTIVHSQVLQRYQEADQEEEPGSSLKEPLSSLEQVIKETSREMVARSAATLVTHPFHVITLRCMVQFIGRETKYSGIFSPFVTIYREEGILGFFAGLVPRLLGDVLSLWLCNMLAYLINTYALENGVSTISEMKSYSQAVTGVLLRQYADIPLCARFQPDGHQQLWAGWWPPPICTQLLLLVRLLEPAA; this is encoded by the exons ATGGCGGACTCGGCCTCGCAGGTGCTGCTGGGCTCCGGCCTCACCGCGCTCTCGCAGCCGCTCATGTACGTCAAGGTGCTGGTGCAG gtGGGATATGAGCCGCTTCCGCCGACCCTGGGCAGGAATTTGTTTGGGCGACAGGTTTACCAGCTGCCGGGGCTCTTTGCGTATG CTAAGCACATTATGAAGATAGATGGAAGAGCCGGGCTCTTCAAAGGTTTGACTCCCAGACTCTGCTCAGGCGCCATCGGCACCATCGTACACAGTCAGGTGTTACAG CGGTACCAGGAAGCTGACCAGGAGGAG GAGCCTGGGTCCAGCCTCAAGGAGCCCCTGTCCTCGCTGGAGCAGGTCATCAAGGAG ACCTCCCGAGAGATGGTTGCTCGTTCTGCCGCGACACTCGTCACCCATCCCTTCCACG TGATCACGCTGAGATGCATGGTGCAGTTCATTGGCAGGGAAACCAAGTACAG TGGCATCTTCAGCCCCTTCGTCACCATCTACCGGGAAGAGGGCATCCTGGGCTTCTTTGC GGGGCTCGTTCCCCGGCTGCTGGGTGACGTGCTGTCGCTGTGGCTCTGTAACATGCTGGCCTACCTCATCAATACCTATGCACTGGAGAACGGG gtctCCACCATCAGCGAGATGAAGAGCTACTCACAGGCTGTCACTGGAGTGC TTCTTCGCCAGTATGCTGACATACCCCTTTGTGCTCGTTTCCAACCTGATGGCCATCAACAACTGTGG GCTGGCTGGTGGCCTCCCCCCATATGCACCCAACTACTCCTCCTGGTTAGACTGTTGGAGCCAGCTGCTTAA
- the LOC127052878 gene encoding phospholipase A2, minor isoenzyme-like, producing the protein MPTDPMKFAMWLMLVTLLSQSAHEAQCSRRGRRSLLELGLTLWCYRQRLQTPLFALNLYGCYCGTGGSGTPLDAVDQCCFLHDCCYRHARVSLECRGRVKWQPYEFACSQSGTECRSQSVCGRMACECDRQFAECLTAAKPRKRHFFYNRRELCAGPKGSCPVTFPNKAEILHRRKTPSPLLRARALR; encoded by the coding sequence ATGCCCACGGACCCAATGAAATTTGCTATGTGGCTCATGCTGGTGACCTTGTTGTCACAGTCTGCCCATGAGGCTCAATGCAGCAGGCGAGGGAGACGCAGCCTTCTGGAGCTGGGTCTCACTCTGTGGTGTTACCGGCAGAGACTGCAGACCCCGCTGTTCGCTCTCAACCTGTACGGGTGCTACTGTGGAACTGGGGGCTCCGGGACACCCCTAGATGCAGTGGACCAGTGTTGCTTCCTCCATGACTGCTGCTACCGCCACGCCAGGGTCTCCTTAGAGTGCCGGGGGAGAGTGAAGTGGCAGCCCTATGAGTTTGCGTGTAGCCAGTCGGGGACAGAGTGCCGCTCTCAGAGCGTCTGCGGCAGGATGGCCTGTGAGTGCGACAGGCAGTTTGCAGAGTGTCTCACGGCAGCAAAGCCCAGGAAGAGGCATTTCTTCTACAACAGGCGAGAGCTATGTGCTGGTCCCAAAGGCTCCTGCCCGGTCACGTTCCCCAACAAGGCCGAAATCCTGCACCGGAGAAAGACGCCTTCCCCACTTCTCCGAGCAAGGGCTCTGCGCTAG
- the MTCH2 gene encoding mitochondrial carrier homolog 2 isoform X3, translated as MADSASQVLLGSGLTALSQPLMYVKVLVQVGYEPLPPTLGRNLFGRQVYQLPGLFAYAKHIMKIDGRAGLFKGLTPRLCSGAIGTIVHSQVLQRYQEADQEEEPGSSLKEPLSSLEQVIKETSREMVARSAATLVTHPFHVITLRCMVQFIGRETKYSGIFSPFVTIYREEGILGFFAGLVPRLLGDVLSLWLCNMLAYLINTYALENGVSTISEMKSYSQAVTGAGWWPPPICTQLLLLVRLLEPAA; from the exons ATGGCGGACTCGGCCTCGCAGGTGCTGCTGGGCTCCGGCCTCACCGCGCTCTCGCAGCCGCTCATGTACGTCAAGGTGCTGGTGCAG gtGGGATATGAGCCGCTTCCGCCGACCCTGGGCAGGAATTTGTTTGGGCGACAGGTTTACCAGCTGCCGGGGCTCTTTGCGTATG CTAAGCACATTATGAAGATAGATGGAAGAGCCGGGCTCTTCAAAGGTTTGACTCCCAGACTCTGCTCAGGCGCCATCGGCACCATCGTACACAGTCAGGTGTTACAG CGGTACCAGGAAGCTGACCAGGAGGAG GAGCCTGGGTCCAGCCTCAAGGAGCCCCTGTCCTCGCTGGAGCAGGTCATCAAGGAG ACCTCCCGAGAGATGGTTGCTCGTTCTGCCGCGACACTCGTCACCCATCCCTTCCACG TGATCACGCTGAGATGCATGGTGCAGTTCATTGGCAGGGAAACCAAGTACAG TGGCATCTTCAGCCCCTTCGTCACCATCTACCGGGAAGAGGGCATCCTGGGCTTCTTTGC GGGGCTCGTTCCCCGGCTGCTGGGTGACGTGCTGTCGCTGTGGCTCTGTAACATGCTGGCCTACCTCATCAATACCTATGCACTGGAGAACGGG gtctCCACCATCAGCGAGATGAAGAGCTACTCACAGGCTGTCACTGGA GCTGGCTGGTGGCCTCCCCCCATATGCACCCAACTACTCCTCCTGGTTAGACTGTTGGAGCCAGCTGCTTAA
- the MTCH2 gene encoding mitochondrial carrier homolog 2 isoform X1: MADSASQVLLGSGLTALSQPLMYVKVLVQVGYEPLPPTLGRNLFGRQVYQLPGLFAYAKHIMKIDGRAGLFKGLTPRLCSGAIGTIVHSQVLQRYQEADQEEEPGSSLKEPLSSLEQVIKETSREMVARSAATLVTHPFHVITLRCMVQFIGRETKYSGIFSPFVTIYREEGILGFFAGLVPRLLGDVLSLWLCNMLAYLINTYALENGVSTISEMKSYSQAVTGFFASMLTYPFVLVSNLMAINNCGLAGGLPPYAPNYSSWLDCWSQLLKEGNMSRGNSLFFRKVPAGKLYVREEKRFR, translated from the exons ATGGCGGACTCGGCCTCGCAGGTGCTGCTGGGCTCCGGCCTCACCGCGCTCTCGCAGCCGCTCATGTACGTCAAGGTGCTGGTGCAG gtGGGATATGAGCCGCTTCCGCCGACCCTGGGCAGGAATTTGTTTGGGCGACAGGTTTACCAGCTGCCGGGGCTCTTTGCGTATG CTAAGCACATTATGAAGATAGATGGAAGAGCCGGGCTCTTCAAAGGTTTGACTCCCAGACTCTGCTCAGGCGCCATCGGCACCATCGTACACAGTCAGGTGTTACAG CGGTACCAGGAAGCTGACCAGGAGGAG GAGCCTGGGTCCAGCCTCAAGGAGCCCCTGTCCTCGCTGGAGCAGGTCATCAAGGAG ACCTCCCGAGAGATGGTTGCTCGTTCTGCCGCGACACTCGTCACCCATCCCTTCCACG TGATCACGCTGAGATGCATGGTGCAGTTCATTGGCAGGGAAACCAAGTACAG TGGCATCTTCAGCCCCTTCGTCACCATCTACCGGGAAGAGGGCATCCTGGGCTTCTTTGC GGGGCTCGTTCCCCGGCTGCTGGGTGACGTGCTGTCGCTGTGGCTCTGTAACATGCTGGCCTACCTCATCAATACCTATGCACTGGAGAACGGG gtctCCACCATCAGCGAGATGAAGAGCTACTCACAGGCTGTCACTGGA TTCTTCGCCAGTATGCTGACATACCCCTTTGTGCTCGTTTCCAACCTGATGGCCATCAACAACTGTGG GCTGGCTGGTGGCCTCCCCCCATATGCACCCAACTACTCCTCCTGGTTAGACTGTTGGAGCCAGCTGCTTAAGGAG GGGAACATGAGCCGAGGCAACAGCCTGTTTTTCCGGAAGGTACCTGCGGGGAAGCTGTACGTGCGGGAGGAGAAGCGGTTCCGCTGA
- the LOC127051395 gene encoding collagen alpha-2(I) chain-like, protein MLRRAGYVTAPPPRDRHRKGHRAGLPSRELPGTFPSTSGAPPRRPSSLPVFLNGPIGALGGGAEPSGWQGVGSPGGGARLPGVRGRKRGVAAPVCKSGGRRSGAKARPRPQLLGRGAARGLRATRSSHWSGTAANGSCRAGACGRGSAQSPLAAPPRYGGDVPSASRSWSSKLRTSQSHFRGTAPPTTKPRTSQFHFRGTALCQQPSPEQANRHPASHHHPSGLPASRHPSGQPVNGRTIISKSCTSPAPGLWSSWPPAGLFPHTGICRNPFGLADHKELSQELKCKPQEISEVEQRWAAGSPTRLFSFLQCLSCFPSKVLPGCISLLNLRLGRASAITYVQVQVQADGAASPAPERLGKSHTHLLPPPGYW, encoded by the exons ATGCTGCGCCGGGCCGGGTACGTCACCGCGCCGCCCCCACGTGACCGGCACCGAAAAGGGCACAGGGCGGGACTGCCATCCCGGGAACTTCCGGGTACCTTTCCTTCCACTTCCGGTGCCCCGCCCCGTCGGCCATCGTCACTTCCTGTTTTCTTAAATGGTCCAATTGGGGCTTTGGGAGGCGGGGCGGAGCCCTCGGGCTGGCAGGGGGTTGGCTCCCCTGGGGGCGGGGCGCGGTTGCCGGGTGTCCGGGGTCGGAAAAGGGGCGTGGCGGCTCCGGTCTGCAAGTCCGGTGGGAGGCGCAGCGGGGCCAAGGCACGTCCCCGCCCCCAGCTCCTGGGCAGAGGCGCGGCCAGGGGGCTCCGCGCCACGCGCAGCTCTCATTGGTCAGggaccgcggccaatgggagctgcagggccggtgcctgcgggcggggcagtgcccagagccccctggctgcacctccacgtTACGGCGGGGACGTGCCCTCTGCTTCCCGGAGCTGGtcgag CAAGCTCAGAACAAGCCAATCCCATTTCAGAGGCACAGCCCCACCAACAACCAAGCCCAGAACAAGCCAATTCCATTTCAGAGGCACCGCCCTCTGCCAACAACCAAGCCCAGAACAAGCCAATCGCCACCCCGCCAGCCATCACCATCCCTCTGGCCTCCCCGCCAGCCGTCACCCCTCCGGCCAACCTGTCAACGGCAGGACCATAATATCCAAGTCATGCACCTCTCCAGCGCCTGGGCTATGGAGTTCCTGGCCGCCAGCAGGACTTTTTCCCCACACCGGGATCTGCAGGAACCCCTTTGGCCTGGCGGATCACAAAGAGCTGAGCCAGGAACTGAAGTGCAAACCACAGGAGATCAGCGAGGTTGAGCAGAGGTGGGCAGCCGGATCTCCGACACGTCTGTTTTCCTTCCTCCAGTGTTTGTCTTGCTTCCCAAGCAAAGTGTTACCTGGTTGCATCTCCCTCCTGAATCTCAGGTTAGGAAGGGCATCAGCCATCACTTACGTGCAGGTGCAGGTGCAGGCAGATGGAGCAGCCTCACCTGCCCCCGAGCGTCTCGGCAAAAGTCACACACACTTACTCCCACCACCTGGGTATTGGTGA